One Dama dama isolate Ldn47 chromosome 18, ASM3311817v1, whole genome shotgun sequence DNA window includes the following coding sequences:
- the ZNF800 gene encoding zinc finger protein 800 isoform X2 — protein MPLRDKYCQTDHHHHGCCEPVYILEPGDAPLLQQPLQTSKSGIQQIIECFRSGTKQLKHILLKDVDTIFECKLCRSLFRGLPNLITHKKFYCPPSLQMDDNLPDVNDKQSQAINDLLEAIYPSVDKREYIIKLEPIETNQNAVFQYISRTDNPTEVTESSSTPEQPEVQIQETSTEQSKTVPVTDTEVETVEPPPVEIVADDVAPPSDEQPQESQADLETSDNSDFGHQLICCLCRKDFNSRRGVRRHIRKVHKKKMEELKKYIETRKNPNQSSKGRSKNVLVPLSRSCPVCCKSFATKANVRRHFDEVHRGLRRDSITPDIATKPGQPLFLDSVSPKKSFKTRKQKSSSKAEYNLTACKCLLCKRKYSSQIMLKRHMQIVHKITLSGTNSKREKGPNNTASSSEIKVKVEPADSVESSPPSITHSPQNELKGTNHSNEKKNTPAAQKNKVKQDSESPKSTSLSAAGGQQKTRKPKLSAGFDFKQLYCKLCKRQFTSKQNLTKHIELHTDGNNIYVKFYKCPLCTYETRRKRDVIRHITVVHKKSSRYLGKITASLEIRAIKKPIDFVLNKVTKRGPSRDEAKHSDSKHDGTSNSPSKKYEVADVGIEVKVTKNFSLHRCNKCGKAFAKKTYLEHHKKTHKANASNSPEGNKTKGRSTRSKALV, from the exons ATGCCTTTAAGGGACAAATACTGTCAGACTGACCACCATCATCACGGATGCTGTGAACCAG TTTATATCCTGGAACCTGGAGATGCTCCTTTGTTACAGCAACCACTACAGACATCCAAATCTGGTATTCAGCAAATAATTGAATGCTTTCGATCAG gaACTAAACAACTTAAgcatattttattaaaagatgTGGACACTATTTTTGAATGTAAATTATGCCGCAGTCTCTTCAGAGGATTGCCAAATTTAATTACCCATAAAAAATTCTACTGCCCACCAAGTCTGCAGATGGATGACA ACCTTCCTGATGTAAATGATAAACAAAGCCAAGCCATAAACGACCTCCTAGAAGCCATATATCCAAGTGTGGACAAGCGAGAATACATTATTAAGCTAGAACCTATAGAAACTAATCAAAATGCAGTGTTTCAATATATTTCAAGGACTGATAATCCCACTGAAGTCACAGAGTCAAGCAGTACTCCTGAACAGCCTGAAGTTCAAATACAGGAAACTAGCACTGAACAGTCTAAAACAGTTCCAGTTACAGACACAGAGGTGGAAACTGTAGAGCCCCCTCCTGTTGAAATTGTTGCAGATGATGTTGCACCTCCATCTGATGAACAACCGCAGGAATCACAGGCTGACTTGGAAACTTCTGACAATTCTGATTTTGGTCACCAGTTGATATGTTGTCTTTGTAGAAAAGATTTCAATTCCAGACGAGGTGTTCGTCGTCACATTCGAAAAGTACACAAGAAAAAGATGGAAGAACTAAAAAAGTACATTGAAACACGAAAGAATCCAAACCAGTCCTCTAAAGGACGCAGTAAGAATGTTCTAGTTCCATTAAGTAGGAGTTGTCCAGTATGTTGTAAATCATTTGCTACAAAAGCGAATGTAAGGAGgcattttgatgaagttcatAGAGGACTAAGGAGGGATTCAATTACTCCTGATATAGCAACAAAGCCTGGGCAACCTTTGTTCCTGGATTCTGTTTCTcctaaaaaatcttttaagactCGAAAACAAAAGTCGTCTTCAAAGGCTGAATACAATTTAACTGCATGCAAATGCCTTCTTTGCAAGAGGAAATATAGTTCACAAATAATGCTTAAAAGACATATGCAAATTGTCCACAAGATAACTCTTTCTGGAACAAACTCTAAAAGAGAGAAAGGCCCCAATAATACTGCCAGCAGTtcagaaataaaagttaaagttGAACCAGCAGATTCTGTAGAATCTTCACCCCCTTCCATTACCCATTCTCCACAGAATGAATTAAAGGGAACAAAtcattcaaatgaaaaaaagaacacaccggcagcacagaaaaataaagttaaacaaGACTCTGAAAGCCCTAAATCAACTAGTCTGTCTGCTGCAGGTGGCCAGCAAAAAACCAGGAAACCAAAACTTTCAGCTGGCTTTGATTTTAAGCAACTTTACTGTAAACTTTGTAAACGTCAGTTTACTTCGAAACAGAACTTGACTAAACACATTGAATTGCACACAGATGGGAATAACATTTATGTTAAATTCTACAAGTGTCCTCTTTGCACTTATGAAACCCGTCGGAAGCGTGATGTGATACGACATATAACTGTGGTTCATAAAAAGTCATCCCGTTATCTTGGGAAAATAACAGCCAGTTTAGAGATCAGAGCTATAAAAAAGCCCATTGATTTTGTTCTAAATAAAGTGACAAAAAGAGGCCCTTCGAGAGACGAAGcaaaacatagtgattcaaaacaTGATGGCACTTCTAACTCTCCTAGTAAAAAGTATGAAGTAGCTGATGTTGGTATTGAAGTAAAAGTCACAAAAAACTTTTCTCTTCACAGATGCAATAAATGTGGAAAGGCATTTGCCAAAAAGACTTATCTTGAACATCATAAGAAAACTCATAAGGCAAATGCTTCCAATTCACctgaaggaaacaaaaccaaaggCCGAAGTACAAGATCTAAGGCTCTTGTCTG A
- the ZNF800 gene encoding zinc finger protein 800 isoform X1: MPLRDKYCQTDHHHHGCCEPVYILEPGDAPLLQQPLQTSKSGIQQIIECFRSGTKQLKHILLKDVDTIFECKLCRSLFRGLPNLITHKKFYCPPSLQMDDNLPDVNDKQSQAINDLLEAIYPSVDKREYIIKLEPIETNQNAVFQYISRTDNPTEVTESSSTPEQPEVQIQETSTEQSKTVPVTDTEVETVEPPPVEIVADDVAPPSDEQPQESQADLETSDNSDFGHQLICCLCRKDFNSRRGVRRHIRKVHKKKMEELKKYIETRKNPNQSSKGRSKNVLVPLSRSCPVCCKSFATKANVRRHFDEVHRGLRRDSITPDIATKPGQPLFLDSVSPKKSFKTRKQKSSSKAEYNLTACKCLLCKRKYSSQIMLKRHMQIVHKITLSGTNSKREKGPNNTASSSEIKVKVEPADSVESSPPSITHSPQNELKGTNHSNEKKNTPAAQKNKVKQDSESPKSTSLSAAGGQQKTRKPKLSAGFDFKQLYCKLCKRQFTSKQNLTKHIELHTDGNNIYVKFYKCPLCTYETRRKRDVIRHITVVHKKSSRYLGKITASLEIRAIKKPIDFVLNKVTKRGPSRDEAKHSDSKHDGTSNSPSKKYEVADVGIEVKVTKNFSLHRCNKCGKAFAKKTYLEHHKKTHKANASNSPEGNKTKGRSTRSKALVW; the protein is encoded by the exons ATGCCTTTAAGGGACAAATACTGTCAGACTGACCACCATCATCACGGATGCTGTGAACCAG TTTATATCCTGGAACCTGGAGATGCTCCTTTGTTACAGCAACCACTACAGACATCCAAATCTGGTATTCAGCAAATAATTGAATGCTTTCGATCAG gaACTAAACAACTTAAgcatattttattaaaagatgTGGACACTATTTTTGAATGTAAATTATGCCGCAGTCTCTTCAGAGGATTGCCAAATTTAATTACCCATAAAAAATTCTACTGCCCACCAAGTCTGCAGATGGATGACA ACCTTCCTGATGTAAATGATAAACAAAGCCAAGCCATAAACGACCTCCTAGAAGCCATATATCCAAGTGTGGACAAGCGAGAATACATTATTAAGCTAGAACCTATAGAAACTAATCAAAATGCAGTGTTTCAATATATTTCAAGGACTGATAATCCCACTGAAGTCACAGAGTCAAGCAGTACTCCTGAACAGCCTGAAGTTCAAATACAGGAAACTAGCACTGAACAGTCTAAAACAGTTCCAGTTACAGACACAGAGGTGGAAACTGTAGAGCCCCCTCCTGTTGAAATTGTTGCAGATGATGTTGCACCTCCATCTGATGAACAACCGCAGGAATCACAGGCTGACTTGGAAACTTCTGACAATTCTGATTTTGGTCACCAGTTGATATGTTGTCTTTGTAGAAAAGATTTCAATTCCAGACGAGGTGTTCGTCGTCACATTCGAAAAGTACACAAGAAAAAGATGGAAGAACTAAAAAAGTACATTGAAACACGAAAGAATCCAAACCAGTCCTCTAAAGGACGCAGTAAGAATGTTCTAGTTCCATTAAGTAGGAGTTGTCCAGTATGTTGTAAATCATTTGCTACAAAAGCGAATGTAAGGAGgcattttgatgaagttcatAGAGGACTAAGGAGGGATTCAATTACTCCTGATATAGCAACAAAGCCTGGGCAACCTTTGTTCCTGGATTCTGTTTCTcctaaaaaatcttttaagactCGAAAACAAAAGTCGTCTTCAAAGGCTGAATACAATTTAACTGCATGCAAATGCCTTCTTTGCAAGAGGAAATATAGTTCACAAATAATGCTTAAAAGACATATGCAAATTGTCCACAAGATAACTCTTTCTGGAACAAACTCTAAAAGAGAGAAAGGCCCCAATAATACTGCCAGCAGTtcagaaataaaagttaaagttGAACCAGCAGATTCTGTAGAATCTTCACCCCCTTCCATTACCCATTCTCCACAGAATGAATTAAAGGGAACAAAtcattcaaatgaaaaaaagaacacaccggcagcacagaaaaataaagttaaacaaGACTCTGAAAGCCCTAAATCAACTAGTCTGTCTGCTGCAGGTGGCCAGCAAAAAACCAGGAAACCAAAACTTTCAGCTGGCTTTGATTTTAAGCAACTTTACTGTAAACTTTGTAAACGTCAGTTTACTTCGAAACAGAACTTGACTAAACACATTGAATTGCACACAGATGGGAATAACATTTATGTTAAATTCTACAAGTGTCCTCTTTGCACTTATGAAACCCGTCGGAAGCGTGATGTGATACGACATATAACTGTGGTTCATAAAAAGTCATCCCGTTATCTTGGGAAAATAACAGCCAGTTTAGAGATCAGAGCTATAAAAAAGCCCATTGATTTTGTTCTAAATAAAGTGACAAAAAGAGGCCCTTCGAGAGACGAAGcaaaacatagtgattcaaaacaTGATGGCACTTCTAACTCTCCTAGTAAAAAGTATGAAGTAGCTGATGTTGGTATTGAAGTAAAAGTCACAAAAAACTTTTCTCTTCACAGATGCAATAAATGTGGAAAGGCATTTGCCAAAAAGACTTATCTTGAACATCATAAGAAAACTCATAAGGCAAATGCTTCCAATTCACctgaaggaaacaaaaccaaaggCCGAAGTACAAGATCTAAGGCTCTTGTCTGGTGA